One genomic region from Ptychodera flava strain L36383 chromosome 5, AS_Pfla_20210202, whole genome shotgun sequence encodes:
- the LOC139133351 gene encoding transmembrane protein 234 homolog: protein MIYNAVWLTVVAFLWGATNPLIKQGSAGIDKIQKSNAVWQFVAEITFLATNWKYIVPFLINQSGSLVYYLTLASADLSLAVPITNSLTFIFTTLTGKLLGEKIGNKETYIGMVFVVAGVSLCVMDKAFTGKS from the exons ATGATCTATAATGCTGTGTGGTTGACAGTTGTTGCATTTCTGTGGGGCGCTACAAACCCTCTTATCAAACAAGGAAGTGCGGGAATTGATAAGATCCAGAAATCCAATGCAGTCTGGCAGTTTGTGGCCGAGATTACATTTCTTGCAACGAATTGGAAG TACATTGTACCGTTTCTCATCAACCAGAGTGGCTCGCTAGTTTATTACCTGACTCTGGCATCTGCAG ACTTGTCACTTGCTGTGCCTATTACAAATTCCCTGACATTTATTTTCACTACTTTGACTGGAAAATTACTGGGAGAAAAAATTGGTAATAAAG aaaCTTATATTGGAATGGTGTTTGTTGTAGCTGGTGTGTCTCTCTGTGTTATGGACAAGGCCTTCACTGGAAAATCGTGA